In Juglans regia cultivar Chandler chromosome 13, Walnut 2.0, whole genome shotgun sequence, the following proteins share a genomic window:
- the LOC108988500 gene encoding uncharacterized protein YpgQ gives MAREETVRNAEKLVERVMKGNDASHDATHVWRVRDLALTLAREEGLFSNPDSMEIIELAALLHDIGDYKYLRDPSEEKIVETFLEQECIEEHKKIKILQIIKGMGFKDELAGLVNNELFPEFGIVQDADRLDAIGAIGIARCFTFGGSRSRVLHDPAIQPRSDVSKEQYMKKDEQTTVNHFHEKLLKLKDLMKTKAGQKRAERRHKFMEEFLKEFYEEWDGKA, from the exons ATGGCGAGGGAAGAGACGGTGAGAAACGCAGAGAAGCTGGTAGAGAGAGTCATGAAAGGGAACGATGCGTCTCACGACGCAACGCACGTCTGGAGGGTCAGAGACCTCGCCCTCACTCTCGCACGTGAGGAGGGCCTCTTCTCCAACCCTGACTCCATGGAGATA ATAGAGCTTGCTGCACTTCTCCATGATATAG GTGACTACAAATACTTAAG AGATCCTTCTGAGGagaaaattgttgaaacttttCTTGAGCAAGAGTGCATAGAGGAGCACAAGAAGATCAAGATTTTACAGATTATCAAGGGAATGG GTTTCAAAGACGAGCTTGCTGGGCTTGTAAATAATGAACTTTTTCCGGAATTTGGAATCGTGCAAGATGCTGATCGTCTTGATGCAATTGGTGCAATTG GCATTGCTCGTTGCTTTACTTTTGGTGGAAGTAGGAGCAGGGTGCTACATGATCCTGCCATTCAGCCACGATCAGATGTATCTAAGGAACAGTACATGAAGAAAGATGAGCAGACTACTGTGAATCATTTTCATGAGAAGCTTCTCAAGCTGAAGGATTTGATGAAAACCAAG GCTGGTCAGAAGAGGGCTGAGAGAAGACACAAGTTCATGGAGGAGTTCCTAAAGGAGTTCTATGAAGAGTGGGATGGGAAAGCTTGA